The sequence GCTGACAGCTAACCACCCCGCCATCTTGATTATTGGGAATTGACCACGAAGCGACTCCATGTAGGCATACCTCACCAGCTTGGCTTGCTGAAGTATGCCGTCGCTTTTTTTAGGAATTCGTTCTCTTCTTTCAGGTCGCTTATTGTCCGCTGCAGCTCGCGTACAGTCTCGCTTTCAGGCTTTGAGTAATCCACACCATTCACACCATTAAATTGTTTTTCGGATAGTCGCTTATATTGACGTCGCCAATTATAGATTTGACCGGGGTGAATACCCAACTCTCTCGCCACTTCAGCAGCTGAGGTGTCAGGCCCTTCTGAGCGTCGAACGGCCTCCCTACGAAAATCTTCGGTGTAATGGTTGTATTTGTTCTTAGTTTTTTTAGTCATAATTAATACCTCATTAGGTGGGAATGAGGTGTCTACTTTTCGTGGGTAGCTCTACTTTATAGAAGGCTCAATAAATTTATATGTCTAGTGCTACCGAATATACAAAAAAGATAATAGAGGCTTTTAGCCAATATCTTCCTATTCAATGGGAGAATGAACGCCCGTTTATTGTAGAAGAGCAAGTAACAAAAAGTGGAGTCATATCTCTGAGAAAAGCAATCCATGATCTGCATAGTAGTGATCTAAAAGATAAAGCGATTCTAGATCTTGAAGAATATGGAAGATCTAAAAGTATTCAGACTTCGGGTGTAGGGCTCGCTGAAGATTTCAATACATTCGTAAACCTCGGCTTGTTAATAGGTGAGCGGGTTGTACTTTGGGATACCGTCCTTCTTGGTGCTCTATTTCCAAATGATGGAGAATTATCAGTCAGCTACTTGTGCTCTATAGCTATAGAATACGCTCTATTGGGCCCCGCTATAGAAAATGAGCATATTGTAATCCTTCCACACCCCGGTACATGGTTAGATAGGTGCAGGCACTATTATCAAGCTGTTTATGAAATTGAAGACGTGTCTCCTGCTTTTTCAGGGTACCTTCATTCGAGAGCGCTATTGGACGAGGGATTTAATTTGCATCCCTATACGTTAAATTTTACGTCAGAAATTAATGGCAACAAATATGACGTTAAATCCGCAATCAATCTATTAGATAAACAAGGTGCAAGGAATGATAAGAAAGAAATTTCAGCTGATGACTTAATAATGGATGTGGAGTTCGGCTATCTAAAAGATATCGAAACTAGGCAACTCAGCAATTTCGTAAAATCTCACACTGCATGGAAGAGGGCACTCGATAATCTACTTAAAGTTCCAGACTACATAAGTACCGAGGCGGATTTGTCGGATTACATTTCAGGGATCAAAGAAACCGTTCAGAAAGGTATTCATGCAGAAAACCATGATTTACGCAGTAACTCCCACAATATGAAGAAAGAGGGAGTGGGATTAACTGGCGGTTTGATGAGTGTAACCTCAAGTGTTGCTTTAGCAGTCAGTTCTCCAACAATCGCTAGTTCGCTCAATGCGAGTGCCGTTGCTGTTGGTGTCTTTGGTGTGGGTCTATCCGCGTATTCAGCCTATCTGGCGCTTAGTAAAGTGGTTGAAAAGCCGAAGGAGGATGTCGTCACTCTGTACCAAGGATTTACAATAGTTCGGGATATGGATGAAGCTAACAAAAAGCTCAAACGGATGCAGCAAGCTGCACCGTTTAGCTAGGCGTTAGGGCTAAGGAGCTGCCAATGAAACCGTTTATGCTCATTCTGACTGTTACGTTTTTGATTTCATGCTCAATGATAGGTAATCGTACGATCGAAATAACGGGGAGGGTGATAGATAAAGATAGTGGTGTACCCTTGCCAAATATATCAATAGAGGCATATCACTTCCATAAATGGAATTCGTTTGTTTCGAAATATGAGCCGATGGCCTCGGCGACGACTAGAGAGAATGGTGAGTTTAGCCTATTAGTTAAATTTGGGGCTTCAATAGAATTGATTAGTTTAGTTCCCGACAGCACCAAAATAGGATCGCGATATAGAATTCGGGCCTCTACAGAGTCAGGCCAAGAAACCATTGTCATGAAGCATGATCGAAATCCTGTTCCTATTATAGAATCACCTCCTTGCTTGTTGGTAAAAGGCGGCGGCCCGTGTAATGAAAAGCCCTAACAAGGCTATCAAATTGACGTCTTTTCCGTCGATTGTTTTGTGGTTTTACGCTACGCTACCACAAAACAATCAACTCCAAAGCCGCAATTTATAGCGGCGTTCTGTGTAACAAGGATTTTGGTTTGAAATATATAGCAGTATGTTTTTTCCTTTGTTTAAATTCACTTGAGTGCAAGGCGGAAAGTATTGGGTACATGAGTATAGAGCTATTGTATGATTCAAAATCTGTAGATGAGTGTAAATTTCTTGGTGATATGATTGGCTCTAAAACGAATGTTTCATTGTCTTCCCATGAAGGTGAAGCAATTGTTCTTGGTCTTCTAAATGGCTGGCGTCACGAAGCCTATTTGTCTGGTGCAAATGTACTAAATATAGAGAGGGTATACTTACAGGAAGGCCAAGAGTATAACTCTGAAATGAACGGTTTTTATCGTACATCTGCACATGATCAAAACAGAGTCATTCTATATCCTAAGGCATACATATGTGCCAAGTAACACAGAACAAGGCCAGTCAATCTGACCTCCGTAAACTGTCTTCTTTTTTGCAAAAAGACGCAAAAAACCAGCCAATTTACTCCGGCAGTTGCTGGCGGCGTTATGGCGGGTTTAAATGATTTAGTTGTCGTTCCAGAATTTTTATTAAATTGAGAGTTCGCAGTTTAGTAAGTGCAATCGTGGAGAAAGAATAAATAGTTTCACTCGGCACAAGAATGTAGTGAAGTGGTTACAATAAAAAGTATTGGAACAAGGTGAGTCTAAAACTGTTCGTTCTTTGTTCTGGTCAAGTAAAACCGGACACCTATTTTTTATAAATTCCCTGCTAACGCGCTTCACTTGTTGACTGCAGAATGGAAGTGTCGAACCTGCTCTATTCGAGCAGAACCGACTCTTCCATTTTGCAGCACATACTTGGATTCTTCGTATTTTATTGGCGATAAATCTTCATTCGCCGAATGAAAACGATGTACATTGTAGTAGCGCATATATTTGCCCACGTCAGTCTTCATGTGCGCTCTTGTCGGCTGCGCAATCTTAAATATCCAATCGTGTTTAAGGCTTCCGAAGAAGCGTTCAACAACCGCATTATCCCAACAGGCACCAACGTCTCCCATACTCGCCCGCATATCGTAAGCCGCTAGAAGTTTTCGATAGCGCTTACTGGTATATTGTGAGCCTCTATCGCTATGAAAAACTAAGCCTTTAGGCGGCTGTCTTAGGTTGTAGGCCTTTATCAGGGCCTTGCTCACTAAATTAGTTGTCATGCGCTTATCAATGTACCAACCAACAAT is a genomic window of Teredinibacter purpureus containing:
- a CDS encoding carboxypeptidase-like regulatory domain-containing protein, producing the protein MKPFMLILTVTFLISCSMIGNRTIEITGRVIDKDSGVPLPNISIEAYHFHKWNSFVSKYEPMASATTRENGEFSLLVKFGASIELISLVPDSTKIGSRYRIRASTESGQETIVMKHDRNPVPIIESPPCLLVKGGGPCNEKP
- a CDS encoding transposase, with product MTKKTKNKYNHYTEDFRREAVRRSEGPDTSAAEVARELGIHPGQIYNWRRQYKRLSEKQFNGVNGVDYSKPESETVRELQRTISDLKEENEFLKKATAYFSKPSW